A genomic stretch from Algoriphagus halophilus includes:
- a CDS encoding sensor histidine kinase: MRNKFPNSGNSQLFESTNLSMNRIKFYSIISLFLIIVGSGISYWTSERIGYYTSALMETQDILQRTSELYASILERETNIRGFVITGEEAFLTNYRQSLIDAQMLLDKLKDLTTDNPKQQQNLEVLEDLIKQRVTVFEETISYYHEHGNLDGFLSSGRVENALSGYRTIKQVVTTINDEENRLFVERNRSLLNNINALPFIVGLISLFSISVGFVTLFSIFHYNKVQKIASRRIKNYQEQLQEQLYLLDDSNKELEQFAYVASHDLQEPLRKITAFSDLLVEQYSDTLKGDGELYLNRITVAANRMRRLITDLLEYSRAGRITSEEEKEIDLQDVIEIVLDDLEIAIVEKKAKVEVGTFPKVIGKETEFRQVFQNLISNALKFSDPKKIPEIKINCQEAPQEEIKRITLLEPELSYYKITVEDNGIGFDEEYSEKIFAIFQRLHGKNAFEGTGIGLSISKKIIEKSNGTIQAKSELGVGSVFTIYLPVIPS, from the coding sequence ATGAGAAATAAATTCCCCAATTCTGGGAATTCCCAGCTATTTGAAAGCACCAACTTATCCATGAATCGAATTAAGTTTTACTCTATCATTTCCCTTTTTTTAATTATCGTAGGAAGTGGTATTTCCTATTGGACTTCTGAGAGGATTGGGTACTACACTTCTGCTTTGATGGAAACCCAGGATATCCTCCAAAGAACAAGTGAACTCTATGCAAGTATTTTAGAAAGAGAAACCAATATTAGAGGCTTTGTGATTACTGGGGAAGAAGCCTTTCTAACCAATTACAGGCAGTCATTGATAGATGCTCAGATGCTTTTGGATAAATTAAAGGACCTTACCACAGATAATCCAAAGCAGCAACAAAATCTTGAAGTTCTAGAGGATCTAATTAAACAACGGGTAACGGTCTTTGAGGAAACTATTTCTTACTATCATGAACATGGAAATTTAGATGGATTTTTAAGTTCTGGAAGAGTCGAAAATGCCCTTAGTGGATACAGGACGATCAAGCAGGTGGTCACCACCATCAATGATGAGGAAAACAGATTATTTGTGGAGCGAAATAGGTCCCTCCTTAATAATATCAATGCCCTTCCTTTTATCGTTGGTTTAATATCCCTATTCTCAATTTCGGTAGGCTTTGTTACCTTATTTTCAATATTCCATTACAATAAGGTTCAAAAAATCGCTTCAAGAAGAATCAAAAATTATCAGGAACAACTGCAGGAACAGCTCTATTTGTTGGATGACTCCAATAAGGAATTAGAGCAGTTTGCTTATGTGGCTTCTCATGACTTACAGGAGCCATTACGGAAAATAACTGCCTTCTCAGATTTATTGGTTGAACAATATTCAGACACACTTAAAGGAGATGGAGAACTTTACCTCAATAGAATCACAGTGGCGGCCAATCGCATGAGAAGGCTCATCACGGATCTTTTGGAATATAGCCGGGCAGGAAGGATTACCAGTGAGGAAGAAAAAGAAATAGATCTTCAAGATGTCATCGAGATTGTTTTAGATGATTTGGAGATCGCCATTGTTGAGAAAAAGGCAAAGGTTGAAGTGGGGACTTTTCCAAAAGTCATCGGAAAAGAAACCGAGTTCAGGCAAGTGTTTCAAAATTTGATTTCTAATGCTTTGAAATTTTCAGATCCAAAAAAGATTCCTGAGATCAAAATAAACTGCCAGGAGGCACCTCAGGAAGAAATAAAACGTATCACTCTATTAGAGCCTGAGCTTTCCTATTATAAGATCACCGTGGAGGATAATGGAATTGGCTTTGATGAAGAATATTCAGAAAAAATTTTCGCTATTTTCCAACGTCTTCATGGAAAAAATGCTTTTGAGGGAACTGGAATAGGTCTTTCTATTTCCAAGAAAATCATAGAAAAATCGAACGGTACCATTCAAGCAAAAAGCGAACTTGGAGTAGGCTCAGTGTTTACGATCTATTTGCCGGTCATTCCATCTTAA
- a CDS encoding response regulator translates to MFVKKPINILVAEDDDDDKLLIIKAFQKTLPKENVTCVEDGEALLQYLNRSAPFDDLTNYPVPDIILLDLNMPRKDGRTALAEIKSHEDFKKIPVIIFTTSNLKDDIEVTYKMGSNSYITKPGSFEGLVKVAKEIENYWSNTVMLPI, encoded by the coding sequence ATGTTCGTGAAAAAGCCAATTAACATACTTGTCGCAGAAGACGATGATGATGATAAATTATTGATCATAAAAGCGTTTCAAAAAACGCTGCCAAAAGAGAATGTCACCTGCGTCGAAGATGGAGAGGCACTACTTCAGTACCTGAATCGTTCTGCTCCTTTTGATGATTTGACTAATTATCCTGTTCCTGATATCATCTTACTCGATCTGAACATGCCTAGAAAGGATGGCAGGACCGCACTTGCTGAAATCAAAAGCCATGAGGATTTTAAAAAAATCCCAGTGATCATTTTCACTACCTCAAATTTGAAAGATGATATAGAAGTCACTTACAAAATGGGGAGCAATAGCTACATCACTAAACCGGGATCTTTTGAAGGACTGGTAAAAGTGGCTAAGGAAATTGAAAATTATTGGTCCAATACGGTCATGTTACCGATTTAA
- a CDS encoding hybrid sensor histidine kinase/response regulator — protein MSSETIRILYVDDDPDDLFLFSTILKKIKETNYQIESAASYEEALEKSQERFDVYLVDYKLGKATGLELIQEIKSIQKHAPVIMLTGMNTGSIDQEALQLGASDYLIKGEFDARTLDRTLRYAIRDSQLMESLDGAAIKFRSIFERAGDPFLLMDGTSKILEANPIFISKFGIEPHSEESGLGYFFTDLIEDQVSRLILMDVLGKKSELYDLETVLKIDSDTHINALISIAKQDANLFQVLIKDLTAMKAKEEEDLNLKKFSSTGRIARLLAHEVKNPLTTIVLSADQLQMELPENILEESGDLIEVIQRNCNRINQLVTQLLESTRFTELDIANYSINDLLDESLEQVIDRVQMKNLDVQKDYQDEICNIDVDAEKVKIALINLLVNAIEAMPESGGKLFLKTYIKGKQCRVELKDNGVGIPKENLERLFEPFFTSKESGSGLGLTNTQNIILSHGGSIRVKSEEGVGTTFLLSFNLSS, from the coding sequence ATGAGTTCTGAAACCATTCGCATTTTATATGTCGATGATGATCCGGATGATTTATTCCTCTTTTCTACCATTTTAAAAAAAATAAAAGAAACCAATTATCAGATTGAGTCTGCAGCATCCTATGAAGAGGCGTTGGAGAAATCCCAAGAGCGCTTTGACGTTTACCTTGTAGACTACAAACTTGGCAAAGCAACCGGATTAGAACTGATCCAAGAAATAAAATCGATTCAAAAACATGCCCCAGTAATCATGCTGACGGGAATGAATACCGGTTCAATTGATCAAGAGGCTCTTCAATTAGGGGCCTCTGATTATTTAATCAAAGGGGAATTTGATGCAAGAACATTAGACCGAACCTTGCGATATGCCATCCGGGATTCCCAATTAATGGAATCTTTGGACGGTGCCGCTATTAAATTTCGATCCATTTTTGAGAGAGCCGGAGACCCCTTCCTCTTAATGGATGGAACGAGCAAAATATTGGAGGCGAATCCTATTTTTATTTCAAAATTTGGGATAGAACCCCATTCGGAAGAATCCGGGTTGGGTTATTTTTTTACCGACTTAATAGAGGACCAGGTATCCAGGTTGATTTTAATGGACGTTTTGGGTAAAAAATCTGAACTGTATGATCTAGAAACCGTCCTGAAAATAGACAGCGATACCCATATCAATGCATTGATCAGTATTGCCAAACAGGATGCCAACCTTTTCCAAGTGTTGATCAAAGATCTGACAGCCATGAAAGCAAAAGAAGAGGAAGATTTAAACCTGAAAAAATTCTCTTCCACAGGTAGGATTGCCAGACTGCTTGCCCACGAAGTAAAAAATCCACTGACTACCATTGTCTTATCTGCTGATCAACTCCAAATGGAACTTCCTGAGAATATCCTGGAGGAAAGTGGAGATCTAATTGAAGTCATCCAACGAAACTGTAATCGAATCAACCAATTGGTCACCCAGTTATTGGAAAGCACCAGATTTACGGAGTTAGACATTGCCAATTATTCCATCAATGATCTGCTAGATGAATCTTTAGAACAAGTAATTGACCGAGTCCAAATGAAAAACCTGGATGTCCAAAAAGATTATCAAGATGAGATTTGCAATATCGATGTAGATGCCGAAAAGGTAAAAATTGCACTTATTAACCTACTGGTAAATGCCATCGAAGCGATGCCCGAATCAGGAGGAAAACTTTTTCTAAAAACTTACATTAAGGGAAAACAATGCAGAGTTGAGTTAAAAGATAATGGAGTGGGTATTCCTAAGGAAAATTTGGAAAGATTATTTGAGCCTTTTTTCACCAGCAAAGAATCTGGTTCAGGTTTGGGCTTAACCAATACCCAAAACATCATCTTAAGCCATGGAGGCTCCATACGCGTAAAAAGTGAAGAAGGAGTAGGAACCACATTTTTGCTAAGCTTCAATTTGAGTTCTTAA
- a CDS encoding YdeI/OmpD-associated family protein produces MDFQGKLENFEFNHWSYHVPVPDELATQLLEKSERRVLVKINQLGPYHMALMKAKAYWYILINQEIRTKLKLASGDSLSISIESDFSEFGHELPEEFQVLMDQDEEGNKYFKSLTPGKQRSLVYLVTKVKNPESRMKKSLAIMHHLRLSKGKIDFKQLNELIKYYNNL; encoded by the coding sequence ATGGATTTTCAAGGAAAATTAGAAAACTTCGAATTCAATCATTGGAGCTACCATGTACCTGTTCCTGATGAACTGGCTACTCAATTACTGGAAAAGAGTGAAAGAAGGGTTCTGGTTAAAATCAATCAACTAGGGCCCTATCATATGGCTTTGATGAAAGCCAAAGCGTATTGGTATATTTTAATCAACCAAGAGATCCGGACCAAATTAAAATTAGCGTCTGGGGATTCACTTTCCATCTCCATAGAGAGTGATTTTAGTGAATTTGGACATGAATTACCTGAAGAGTTTCAAGTATTAATGGACCAAGATGAGGAAGGAAATAAGTATTTCAAATCCTTGACGCCTGGTAAACAAAGAAGCTTGGTTTACCTGGTCACCAAAGTAAAAAATCCTGAAAGCAGGATGAAGAAGTCACTGGCCATTATGCATCATCTCCGATTATCCAAAGGAAAAATAGACTTCAAACAATTAAACGAACTGATTAAGTATTACAATAATTTGTAA